The sequence ACCGCCTCCGCGCCCGTCGTGACGAAGCGCAGAGCCACGCGATCGGCGACCGGCTTCGTGACGTGCAGCACGACGCCGTCCGTCATGAAGGCGGCGTTGAGCGCGTAGGCCGCGTTGCCCTCGGCGTCCGCAACGGCGCCGAGCTTCGCGAGCAGCGGATGGCCCTCGGCCAGCGCCTGCGCCAGCGGCACGGCCGCGACGCCGTCCGGCATCGCGTCGGCCTTCGCGAGATGGCCGTCTACGAAGGCCAGCGTCGCCGGCTTCGCCGCCGCGAAGACGCTCTCGACCGAGAGCGCCTGCGCGACCTCGGCCTCGGACGGCTTCTGCGCCAGCGGCGCGATCTCGCGCATCAGCGCCCGCAGGTCGGTGTACTTCCACTCCTCGACCCGGCGGTGCGGGAGGCCCTTCTCCGCGAGGCGGTGGAAGGCGTCCTCGCGCGAGCGCGCGTCCCCGGGAAGGAGGCTCTTCGAACGCGCGAAGAGATCGGCGAGCGCCGTCTCCGCGGGAGTCTTCATCATCGCGACGTCCGCCATCACGCGGCCTCCTGGGCCTTGTAGTCGGCGTAGCCGCTGGCCTCGAGCTCCTCGGCGAGGTCCTTGCCGCCCGAGCGCATGATCTTGCCGTTGGCCATCACGTGCACCGTGTCCGGCACGATGTAGTTGAGGAGCCGCTGGTAGTGGGTGATCACCAGGAACGAGCGGTTCGCCGCACGCAGGCTGTTCACGCCCTCGGAGACGATGCGCAGCGCGTCGATGTCGAGGCCGGAATCGGTCTCGTCGAGGATGCACATGCGCGGCTCGAGCAGCGCCATCTGAAGGATCTCCATGCGCTTCTTCTCGCCGCCGGAGAAGCCGACGTTGAGGGCGCGCTTGAGCATGTCGCGGGGGATCTCGAGCTTGGCCGCGGCCTCCTGGACGGCCTTCATGAACTCGGGCGTCGTCAGCTCGGTCTCCTCGCGGGCGCGGCGCTGGGCGTTGAGCGCGGCCTTGAGGAAGGTCATCGTGGCGACGCCGGGAATCTCGAGCGGATACTGGAAGGCCAGGAACACGCCGGCGGCGGCGCGCTCGGCGGGCTCCATCTCGAGGATGTTCTCGCCGTCGAGCAGGATCTCGCCGTCGAGGATCTCGTAGTCCTCCTTGCCGGCGATGATGTAGGACAAGGTCGACTTGCCGGACCCGTTCGGGCCCATGATGGCCGCGACCTCGCCGTCGTTGATGGTCAGGTTCAGCCCGTCGAGGATGCGCTTGCCCTCGATCTCGGCGGTGAGGTTCTTGATTTCGAGCATGGAGTTACGTCCGTTCGTTCATATGTCGTGATGAGCCGTCCGGCAGGGGCGCGCGTGGCCCGAAGGCCTCGCGCGCTCACGCTGTCACGGATCGGCGGAATCGATCAGGCGATCAGCCCACCGAGCCCTCGAGCGAGATCGCGATCAGCTTCTGCGCCTCGACCGCGAACTCCATCGGCAGCTTCTGAATGACGTCCTTGACGAAGCCGTTGACGATGAGCGCGGTGGCCTCCTCCTCGTCGAGTCCGCGCTGCATGCAGTAGAACAGCTGGTCCTCGGAGATCTTGGAGGTCGTCGCCTCGTGCTCGAAGACCGCGGAGGCGTTCTTCGACTCGATGTAGGGCACCGTGTGCGCGCCGCACTGGTCGCCGATCAGCAGCGAATCGCAATTCGTGAAGTTGCGCGCGCCCGACGCCTTGCGGTGGGCCGAGACGAGGCCGCGATAGGTGTTCTCCGAGCGGCCGGCCGAGATGCCCTTGGAGATGATCCGGCTGGTCGTGTTCTTGCCCAGATGGATCATCTTCGTGCCGGAATCGACCTGCTGCATGCCGTTCGACACCGCGATCGAGTAGAACTCGCCGCGCGAGCCGTCGCCGCGCAGGATGCAGGACGGGTACTTCCAGGTGATGGCCGAGCCGGTCTCGACCTGGGTCCAGGTGATGACCGAGTTCTTGCCCCGGCAATCGCCGCGCTTCGTCACGAAGTTGTAGATGCCGCCCCGGCCCTCGGCGTCGCCTGGGTACCAGTTCTGCACCGTCGAGTACTTGATCTCGGCGTCGTCGAGCGCGATCAGCTCGACCACGGCGGCGTGGAGCTGGTTCTCGTCGCGCTGGGGCGCGGTGCAGCCCTCGAGGTAGCTGACGTAGGAGCCCTCGTCGGCGATGATCAGCGTGCGCTCGAACTGGCCGGTATTCTTCTCGTTGATGCGGAAGTAGGTCGACAGCTCCATCGGGCAGCGCACGCCCTTGGGTACGTAGACGAACGTCCCGTCCGTGAACACGGCCGCATTCAGCGTGGCGAAGAAGTTGTCCGTCACGGGCACGACCGTGCCGAGGTACTTCTTCACCAGGTCCGGATGCTCGCGGATCGCTTCCGAGATCGAGCAGAAGATCACGCCCGCCTCGGCGAGCTCCTTCTTGAAGGTCGTCGCCACCGAGACCGAGTCGAACACGGCGTCCACCGCCACGCGGTTGGTGGGCTCGACGCCGGCGAGGATCTCCTGCTCGCGCAGCGGGATGCCGAGCTTCTCGTAGGTCTTGAGGATCTCGGGATCGACCTCGTCGAGCGACTTCGGCGCGGCGTTCAGCTTCGGCGCGGCGTAGTAGTAGATGTCGTTGTAGTCGATCACGTCGTAGGAGACGCGGGCCCAGTTGGGCTCCTTCATCGTCTGCCAGCGCTTGTAGGCGTCGAGCCGCCAGTCGAGCATCCAGGACGGCTCGTCCTTCTTCGCCGAGATGAAGCGGATGATGTCCTCGGACAGGCCCTTGGGCGCCTTGTCGACCTCGAGAACCGTCTCGAAGCCATACTTGTACTGATCGACATCGATGGCCTTGACGCGATCGATCGTCTCCTGAACTGCCGGCATGTCAACCTCCTCTCACGGTTTCAAGGACCGCGGAACGGTTTTCCTCTCTACCCAACTCACTCACGCCGCCCGGGAGCGGCGCACGCGCCTCGCCTCGATGTTTTCGAGAACGGACGCGAAACGGATCACTTCCGCATCGCGCGTCGCGTAGCCGCACGAGAGGCGCAGCGCGCCCTCGGCGAGCGACGGGTCGACGCCCATCGCGTCGAGCACGTGCGAACGCTTCACCTTCCCCGACGAGCAGGCCGAGCCCGAGGAGAGCGCGACGCCGCCGAGATCGAAGGCGATCAGCGCCGTCTCGGCCCTGAGGCCGGGGACGGCGAAGAGAATCGTGTTCGGCAGCCGCGGGGCGCCGTCCCCGAAGACGACGGCCTCCGGAGCCTTCTCCCGGACCGCGGCCGCGAAGGCCGCGCCGAGCCGCGCGAGCCGCTCGCGCTCCCCGTCGAGGTGCTCGCGCACGAGGCGCGCGGCCGCGCCGAAACCGACGATCGCCGGGACGTTCTCCGTCCCCGCGCGAAAGCCGCGCTCCTGCCCGCCGCCCCGGACGAGCCGGTCGAGCCCGTAGCCCTCCGAGGCGAGAACCAGCGCGCCCGCACCCTGCGGGCCGCCGATCTTGTGGGCCGACAGCGTCATCGCATCGACGCCGAGCGCCCGGATCGAGACCGGAATCTTCCCCGGCGCCTGGACCGCGTCGGTGTGGATCGACGCGCCGTGCGCATGCGCGATCCGCGCCGCCTCGGCGACCGGCTGGACGACGCCGGTCTCGTTGTTGGCGAGCTGCAGCGAGACCAGCGCCCGACGTCCGGTCAGCGCCGAGAGCCGCGCCTCGAGCCAGGCGAGATCCGCCACGCCGTGCGCATCGAGCGGGATGCGCTCCACGGCGTCCGCGGGGAAACGGTGCCCGTCGAGGACGCAGGGGTGCTCGCCGGCGCCGACGAGCAGGACCTCCGCCCCCGCCTCGCCGGGACGGGCGAAGCCCGGCGCGAGCGCCAGCGCGTTGGCCTCCGAGCCGCCGCTCGTGAAGATCACCGCGGCGGGATCGGCCTCGACGAGCGCCGCGACCTCGGCCCGGGCCGCCTCGAGCGCCGCGCGCGCCGCCCGGCCCTCGGCGTGGACGGAGGAGGCGTTGCCGACGCGCTCGAGAGCATGGACGAGCGCGCGCGCCGCCTCCTCCCGCAGGGGTGCGGTCGCGTTGTAGTCCAGATAGGCGCGCTCGGCCGTATCCATAGTCGCGTCGTGTCCGTCCTCTCGCCCCGAATCCCGCCCATCGGCGTATCGCCGACGAAAGCCTTGCTCTTCACCCCGCTTGCCGTGCTACAGCCTCGGCACCACATGAAGCGGTCCGACCGGACCGCCGGCGAGACGCACCTTAGAACGGTTCTAAGCGGTTAGAATTATTCTAAGCGTGATTTAGGGAGGCATCCCGGGACAAGTCAAGGCTCGGTGACGCGTTTTCCAGCGTCGCCGCAGGCCGGGCCGTCGCGTGGATGCGCTCTTCGTCCGGCGGTCGCGGACGTGTGACCCGGGTCGAGAGGACGACGCATGCCTGAGGTGATTTTCGCCGGCCCCGCCGGCCGGCTCGAGGGCCGTTATCAGCCCTCCAAGAAGAAGGGCGCGCCGATCGCGATCGTGCTGCATCCCCACCCGCAATTCGGCGGGACGATGAACAATCAGATCGTCTACAACCTCTACTACGATTTCGTGCAGCGCGGCTTCTCGGTCCTGCGCTTCAATTTCCGCGGCGTGGGCCGCTCGCAGGGCGCCTTCGACCACGGAGCGGGGGAGCTCTCCGACGCCGCGGCGGCGCTCGACTGGGCGCAGTCGGTGAACCCGGACGCGCGCTCCTGCTGGATCGCGGGCGTGTCCTTCGGCGCCTGGATCGGCATGCAGCTCCTGATGCGCCGCCCGGAGATCGAGGGCTTCATCTCCATCGGCGCGATGGCGAACCGCTACGACTTCTCCTTCCTTGCCCCCTGCCCGTCCTCCGGCCTGTTCGTGCACGGCTCGGAGGACCGCGTCGCGCCGGTGAAGGAGGTCATGGCCGTCATCGAGAAGGTGAAGACACAGAAGGGCATCCAGATCGAGCACGCGGTGATCGAGGGCGCCAACCACTTCTTCGACGGCAAGATCGACGAGCTGATGGAGGCGGTCGGCGTCTATCTCGACAAGCGCGTCGGC comes from Salinarimonas sp. and encodes:
- the sufC gene encoding Fe-S cluster assembly ATPase SufC — encoded protein: MLEIKNLTAEIEGKRILDGLNLTINDGEVAAIMGPNGSGKSTLSYIIAGKEDYEILDGEILLDGENILEMEPAERAAAGVFLAFQYPLEIPGVATMTFLKAALNAQRRAREETELTTPEFMKAVQEAAAKLEIPRDMLKRALNVGFSGGEKKRMEILQMALLEPRMCILDETDSGLDIDALRIVSEGVNSLRAANRSFLVITHYQRLLNYIVPDTVHVMANGKIMRSGGKDLAEELEASGYADYKAQEAA
- the sufB gene encoding Fe-S cluster assembly protein SufB, whose amino-acid sequence is MPAVQETIDRVKAIDVDQYKYGFETVLEVDKAPKGLSEDIIRFISAKKDEPSWMLDWRLDAYKRWQTMKEPNWARVSYDVIDYNDIYYYAAPKLNAAPKSLDEVDPEILKTYEKLGIPLREQEILAGVEPTNRVAVDAVFDSVSVATTFKKELAEAGVIFCSISEAIREHPDLVKKYLGTVVPVTDNFFATLNAAVFTDGTFVYVPKGVRCPMELSTYFRINEKNTGQFERTLIIADEGSYVSYLEGCTAPQRDENQLHAAVVELIALDDAEIKYSTVQNWYPGDAEGRGGIYNFVTKRGDCRGKNSVITWTQVETGSAITWKYPSCILRGDGSRGEFYSIAVSNGMQQVDSGTKMIHLGKNTTSRIISKGISAGRSENTYRGLVSAHRKASGARNFTNCDSLLIGDQCGAHTVPYIESKNASAVFEHEATTSKISEDQLFYCMQRGLDEEEATALIVNGFVKDVIQKLPMEFAVEAQKLIAISLEGSVG
- a CDS encoding cysteine desulfurase family protein; translated protein: MDTAERAYLDYNATAPLREEAARALVHALERVGNASSVHAEGRAARAALEAARAEVAALVEADPAAVIFTSGGSEANALALAPGFARPGEAGAEVLLVGAGEHPCVLDGHRFPADAVERIPLDAHGVADLAWLEARLSALTGRRALVSLQLANNETGVVQPVAEAARIAHAHGASIHTDAVQAPGKIPVSIRALGVDAMTLSAHKIGGPQGAGALVLASEGYGLDRLVRGGGQERGFRAGTENVPAIVGFGAAARLVREHLDGERERLARLGAAFAAAVREKAPEAVVFGDGAPRLPNTILFAVPGLRAETALIAFDLGGVALSSGSACSSGKVKRSHVLDAMGVDPSLAEGALRLSCGYATRDAEVIRFASVLENIEARRVRRSRAA
- a CDS encoding alpha/beta hydrolase, with protein sequence MPEVIFAGPAGRLEGRYQPSKKKGAPIAIVLHPHPQFGGTMNNQIVYNLYYDFVQRGFSVLRFNFRGVGRSQGAFDHGAGELSDAAAALDWAQSVNPDARSCWIAGVSFGAWIGMQLLMRRPEIEGFISIGAMANRYDFSFLAPCPSSGLFVHGSEDRVAPVKEVMAVIEKVKTQKGIQIEHAVIEGANHFFDGKIDELMEAVGVYLDKRVGPKTEEAAQQPAPAAPDETAEAEAAAAAIEGPREAET